From Myxococcales bacterium, a single genomic window includes:
- a CDS encoding Ig-like domain-containing protein, translating into MAVGRLSGLIGVCAVLATACAADDSDVGGVGGTSGFGGVVSGGSGGTGAGGSGGQTGGSGGQTGGAAGTGGVAGSAGSGGATGGTGGTTTGGTGGTTTGGTGGTTTGGSGGTTTGGAGGTTGGTGGTTTGGTGGTATGGTGGTTGDTTPPTVTSTTPAPNTKSVTKNSTIVVTFSEPMQVASITASTSGTSCSGAIQVSADDFSSCVAMSGNPVASGGNSAFTLTPASNLLSLGNYKVRVTTAAKDASGNALAAVYSTPTAFTVRYFHTITIDGNNDFLAGETFATSSAGYTAYVAWDDNYVYIGMKGADVQAASATKWFFAYFSGSPGSTAGVTYNTQQPTLPFSSRWHARWRTNNTFTDAQAWSGSAWAAASWNFTGDVYQTGTFIEMRIPQLDIGSPSILSLHLGMLNEQGGSEATYAAVPSTSFSDGYDPNYAKYLELDFSASVMPNASPVKP; encoded by the coding sequence ATGGCCGTTGGGCGTTTGTCAGGCTTAATAGGGGTTTGTGCGGTCCTCGCCACGGCGTGCGCGGCGGACGACTCCGATGTCGGCGGCGTCGGCGGCACATCGGGCTTCGGCGGCGTCGTCAGCGGCGGTTCCGGTGGCACGGGGGCCGGCGGCAGCGGCGGGCAGACCGGCGGCAGCGGCGGGCAGACCGGTGGCGCTGCGGGCACCGGCGGCGTTGCGGGCTCGGCTGGCAGCGGCGGCGCGACCGGCGGGACGGGTGGCACGACGACCGGCGGGACGGGTGGCACGACGACCGGCGGGACGGGTGGCACGACGACCGGCGGCAGTGGTGGCACGACCACGGGCGGTGCGGGCGGCACCACCGGCGGCACGGGTGGCACGACGACGGGCGGCACCGGCGGCACGGCGACGGGTGGCACCGGCGGCACTACCGGAGACACCACTCCGCCGACGGTGACGTCGACCACCCCGGCTCCGAACACCAAGAGCGTCACCAAGAACTCGACCATCGTCGTGACCTTCAGCGAACCGATGCAGGTCGCCTCGATCACCGCGTCGACCTCCGGCACCAGCTGCAGCGGGGCCATTCAGGTGTCCGCCGACGATTTCTCCTCGTGTGTTGCGATGAGCGGTAACCCGGTGGCGAGCGGCGGCAACAGCGCGTTCACCCTCACGCCTGCCAGCAATCTGCTCAGCCTCGGCAACTACAAGGTGCGCGTGACGACGGCCGCCAAGGACGCATCGGGCAACGCCCTCGCAGCCGTGTATTCGACCCCGACGGCGTTCACGGTGCGCTACTTCCACACCATCACCATCGACGGCAACAATGACTTCCTGGCGGGCGAGACCTTCGCGACGTCGTCGGCGGGTTACACGGCCTACGTCGCGTGGGACGACAACTACGTCTACATCGGCATGAAGGGCGCCGACGTTCAGGCCGCGAGCGCGACGAAGTGGTTCTTTGCGTACTTCTCCGGCTCACCCGGCAGCACTGCGGGAGTGACCTACAACACCCAGCAACCGACCCTGCCGTTCAGCTCACGCTGGCACGCCCGCTGGAGGACCAACAACACCTTCACCGACGCACAGGCCTGGAGCGGCTCGGCATGGGCCGCCGCCAGCTGGAACTTCACGGGCGACGTCTATCAGACCGGCACCTTCATCGAGATGCGGATCCCGCAGCTGGACATCGGCTCGCCGAGCATCTTGTCGCTGCACCTCGGCATGCTCAACGAGCAGGGAGGTAGCGAGGCAACCTACGCGGCGGTGCCCTCGACCTCGTTCAGCGACGGCTACGATCCGAACTACGCGAAGTACCTGGAGCTCGACTTCTCGGCGTCGGTCATGCCCAACGCTTCACCGGTCAAACCCTGA
- a CDS encoding DUF4230 domain-containing protein, with amino-acid sequence MTAGVGLQRLDVSPTLLLPRLTRSVTVVRPSPNVVTAIRELSRLESAEYHLERVMDVKDVQTHAFGLLSAEDSLLLVVAGDVVAGVDLSELDAAAVQVDSATKQVTVELPPARVLSARLDSGKTYVHSRRTDLLAKHSTSLESEARARAEKELTAAATEAGILDKASKNASRTVEDLLRALGFSKVQVSVRVS; translated from the coding sequence ATGACCGCGGGAGTCGGCCTCCAGCGGCTCGATGTCTCACCGACGCTGCTGCTGCCACGACTGACCCGCTCGGTGACCGTGGTGCGCCCCAGCCCGAACGTCGTGACGGCAATCCGCGAGCTGTCGCGGTTGGAGAGCGCGGAGTACCACCTCGAGCGGGTCATGGACGTGAAGGACGTCCAGACCCACGCCTTTGGCCTCCTGAGCGCGGAGGACTCGCTGCTCCTGGTGGTCGCCGGAGACGTGGTGGCGGGCGTCGATCTCTCGGAGCTGGATGCGGCCGCCGTGCAGGTCGACTCGGCAACCAAGCAGGTCACCGTCGAGCTTCCGCCCGCGCGCGTGCTCTCGGCGCGGCTCGACAGCGGGAAGACCTACGTCCACAGCCGTCGCACGGATCTGCTCGCCAAACACAGCACGAGTCTGGAAAGCGAAGCCCGAGCCCGCGCCGAAAAGGAGCTCACCGCCGCCGCGACCGAGGCTGGCATCCTGGACAAGGCCTCCAAGAACGCGAGCCGTACAGTCGAGGACCTGCTGCGAGCCCTCGGTTTTTCCAAGGTCCAGGTGAGTGTGCGCGTGAGCTGA
- a CDS encoding PhnD/SsuA/transferrin family substrate-binding protein, with translation MIEPADHEAGGPPSSGAAPLRFGITLASGLTAADEPEAAEPVLRARLYAFCTSLSMASGLSIEPRDFEHYPALLDAMAGGELELAWLPPIVALRAAAGGRALPIALPARRGVSTFHSALFTGVGSPFQRPSDLKAARVAWVDQQSASGYLVIRAALRAQGVDLEQAFGEEHFFGSHEAVVRAVLSGTADVGATFLHHDESGAGVWRAGWGDASVHIVARVGPIPSDVIAAGIHVPAAQLRQIQSALTGGEHPDLTQAGRALMEADKFVTAEAEHLQGLENLLDFLEDAAKPWQSILPPPNARLVEPGD, from the coding sequence GTGATCGAGCCGGCGGACCACGAAGCCGGGGGGCCTCCTTCTTCGGGTGCCGCACCTCTCCGCTTCGGTATCACCCTGGCGTCCGGCCTCACGGCAGCGGACGAGCCCGAGGCGGCGGAGCCGGTGCTCCGCGCGCGCCTGTACGCGTTCTGCACCTCCCTGTCCATGGCTTCGGGGCTGAGCATCGAGCCGCGAGATTTCGAGCACTACCCCGCGCTGCTCGACGCCATGGCAGGCGGCGAGCTGGAGTTGGCCTGGCTGCCGCCAATCGTCGCGTTGCGGGCTGCGGCCGGCGGCAGAGCGTTGCCGATCGCGTTGCCAGCGCGACGCGGCGTCTCGACCTTTCACTCGGCGCTGTTCACCGGAGTGGGCTCCCCATTTCAACGACCGTCCGATCTGAAGGCTGCCCGCGTCGCCTGGGTGGATCAGCAGAGTGCGTCCGGGTACTTGGTCATTCGCGCGGCGCTCCGCGCTCAGGGCGTCGATCTGGAGCAAGCCTTCGGCGAGGAACATTTCTTCGGCTCTCACGAGGCGGTCGTGCGGGCAGTGCTCTCCGGGACGGCGGATGTCGGAGCGACGTTCCTGCACCACGACGAGAGCGGCGCTGGCGTGTGGCGCGCCGGTTGGGGAGACGCGAGTGTGCACATCGTGGCGCGGGTCGGCCCGATCCCATCGGACGTGATCGCCGCCGGGATCCACGTGCCGGCCGCGCAGCTTCGCCAGATTCAAAGCGCGTTGACCGGGGGTGAACACCCGGATCTCACGCAGGCAGGTCGGGCCCTGATGGAAGCCGACAAGTTCGTGACAGCCGAAGCCGAACACCTCCAGGGGCTGGAAAATCTGCTGGATTTTCTGGAGGACGCCGCAAAACCCTGGCAGTCCATCTTGCCGCCGCCGAACGCACGTCTCGTCGAGCCTGGAGACTGA
- a CDS encoding Smr/MutS family protein, whose product MSYGAAVDLHPDNGGGDAAEQRTSHDLEWGYLLDHLAGSCVSTSAAARMRALRPERSVAAARARMTLTAEALAASVDDAPIPARGLPELDQSLPRVAKGSVASGEELRDISRLLEASRTLRAYAQAQTVPRPSLAAALGSAASLEPLAELLSSSIEADGSVADSASPALRDARRRVGEVRRELGSRLSQLMRRYSEVLRDDYWTEHDGRFVLPVRSDAHLRVNGIVLGSSASGATLYVEPEEVTQLGNRLKVAEAEVEREVARVLAVLSAEVTRHAPELAAALEACLEADRLAALCRFAEETRSIALMPTDAPHAALTSMRHPLLVMQGIRVIPNDITLAGGTALVISGPNAGGKTVALKALGLAAWMVRAGIPVPTEPGSELGFFEPVLTDVGDEQSLQFSLSTFSAHVKNLASILERSGDRALVLLDEVAAGTDPEEGSALAAALLEALVERGAAVAVTTHYERLKELGAGGGPLINASMGFDLGKMEPTFRLTIGVPGASSALAVALRYGVPTQVIERAQELLPHRALDREELVQKLEAERSTLEAARRDAEEELRRQRLLTAEIEEQRAKARAEERALLAAESRELLAEVRRARAELQAAKHRVDRGDASRSELKQAEKSVNEAARQVALGGALELATRAPMPARTGQRPAAEADLSVGTRVFLKQLGQHGEVIDPPNKGVLKVAVGSIKLTVRIDELEVAKAKPPGAKQATKKVLPKAALEVQDGFVPVRTTDNTLDLRGQRVDEALDAVDAFVDQMLRVGERVAYILHGHGTGALKLAVRAHLSAHSLVKRSRPAESDDGGDAFTVLSFDR is encoded by the coding sequence GTGTCATACGGCGCCGCCGTGGACCTGCACCCCGACAACGGCGGCGGCGATGCCGCAGAGCAGCGCACGTCCCACGACCTCGAGTGGGGGTACTTGCTCGACCACCTGGCAGGCTCGTGTGTCTCGACGTCAGCAGCGGCCCGCATGCGAGCGCTCCGACCGGAGCGCAGCGTCGCGGCGGCGCGCGCCCGGATGACCCTCACGGCGGAGGCGCTGGCGGCAAGCGTCGACGACGCGCCCATCCCGGCCCGAGGCCTGCCCGAGCTGGACCAATCCCTCCCGCGGGTCGCGAAGGGCAGCGTCGCGAGCGGGGAGGAGCTGCGGGACATCAGCCGCCTGCTCGAGGCCTCCCGCACGCTGCGAGCCTACGCACAGGCGCAGACGGTCCCGCGTCCGTCGCTCGCGGCGGCGCTCGGCAGCGCTGCATCCCTCGAGCCACTGGCCGAGCTTCTGTCGAGCTCGATCGAAGCAGACGGCAGCGTCGCGGACTCCGCCTCACCCGCGCTCCGCGATGCGAGACGCCGCGTCGGCGAGGTGCGACGCGAGCTCGGTTCACGACTCTCGCAGTTGATGCGGCGCTACTCCGAGGTCTTGCGCGACGACTACTGGACGGAGCACGACGGTCGTTTTGTGCTGCCCGTGCGCTCCGACGCTCACCTGCGCGTCAACGGCATCGTGCTCGGGTCCAGCGCTTCGGGCGCCACGCTCTACGTCGAACCCGAAGAGGTGACCCAACTCGGCAACCGCCTGAAGGTCGCCGAAGCAGAGGTCGAGCGGGAGGTGGCGCGGGTCCTCGCCGTGCTGTCCGCGGAGGTCACGCGCCACGCGCCCGAGCTCGCGGCCGCCCTCGAAGCCTGCCTGGAGGCCGACCGCCTGGCGGCGCTCTGCCGCTTCGCTGAGGAGACCCGCAGCATCGCGCTGATGCCGACGGACGCGCCGCACGCAGCCTTGACCTCCATGCGCCACCCGCTGCTCGTGATGCAGGGCATCCGTGTCATCCCGAACGACATCACGCTCGCCGGCGGCACGGCGCTGGTGATCTCCGGGCCCAACGCGGGTGGAAAGACGGTCGCACTGAAGGCGCTGGGCCTCGCAGCCTGGATGGTGCGGGCCGGCATCCCCGTCCCGACCGAGCCCGGGTCGGAGCTCGGTTTTTTCGAGCCCGTGCTCACCGACGTCGGTGACGAACAATCACTGCAGTTCTCCCTCTCGACCTTCAGCGCCCACGTCAAGAACCTGGCTTCGATCTTGGAGCGGTCCGGTGATCGCGCGCTGGTGCTGCTGGACGAGGTTGCGGCCGGAACGGATCCCGAAGAAGGCTCGGCGCTGGCCGCGGCGTTGCTCGAGGCGCTGGTGGAACGGGGCGCCGCCGTGGCGGTTACGACCCACTACGAACGCCTGAAGGAGCTCGGCGCCGGCGGTGGCCCGCTGATCAATGCGTCCATGGGTTTCGACCTCGGCAAGATGGAACCGACCTTCCGTCTGACCATCGGCGTTCCTGGTGCGTCGAGCGCGCTGGCCGTGGCGCTGCGTTATGGCGTTCCAACCCAGGTCATCGAGCGGGCCCAGGAGCTCTTGCCTCACCGGGCCCTCGATCGAGAAGAGCTGGTGCAGAAGCTCGAAGCGGAGCGCTCGACCTTGGAAGCGGCCCGACGTGATGCTGAAGAGGAACTGCGACGGCAACGTTTGCTCACCGCCGAGATCGAAGAGCAAAGGGCCAAGGCCCGCGCTGAAGAGCGGGCACTCCTGGCCGCCGAGTCCCGCGAGCTCCTGGCCGAGGTGCGGAGAGCTCGCGCCGAGTTGCAGGCCGCCAAACACCGTGTCGACCGCGGAGATGCGAGTCGCAGCGAGCTGAAACAAGCCGAGAAGAGCGTCAACGAGGCCGCCCGCCAGGTGGCGTTGGGCGGAGCGCTCGAGCTGGCCACCCGAGCTCCAATGCCCGCGCGCACCGGCCAACGGCCTGCGGCCGAGGCGGATCTCAGCGTCGGAACCCGCGTCTTTCTCAAACAGCTGGGACAGCACGGGGAGGTCATCGATCCCCCGAACAAGGGTGTGCTCAAGGTGGCGGTAGGTTCGATCAAGCTCACGGTGCGGATCGACGAGCTCGAAGTGGCGAAGGCGAAACCGCCCGGCGCAAAACAGGCAACCAAGAAGGTATTGCCCAAGGCCGCGCTCGAGGTCCAGGATGGCTTTGTCCCCGTACGCACGACCGACAACACACTCGACCTGCGTGGGCAGCGGGTAGACGAGGCCTTGGACGCGGTCGACGCCTTCGTCGATCAGATGCTGAGGGTCGGCGAGCGGGTCGCGTATATTTTGCACGGCCATGGGACCGGCGCTCTGAAGCTCGCGGTGCGAGCCCACCTGTCGGCGCATTCTCTCGTCAAGCGTTCCCGCCCGGCCGAGTCCGATGACGGCGGCGACGCTTTCACCGTGCTCTCGTTCGACCGCTGA